A portion of the Candida dubliniensis CD36 chromosome R, complete sequence genome contains these proteins:
- a CDS encoding zinc finger-containing transcription factor, putative (Similar to S. cerevisiae STP1), whose translation MAKQEQKVIKLKGEPNQQTLPSGSTLPIPNMSEGKPSETQSSSTYIPYQLHSQESQYQHQEQKPIEETIPLQSKISSQLESQVSTRSSPPVIVFRRDKPKKILPKKPVKPYVCTHPGCTWAFARHSDLTRHSKSHAEPQYKCPYWKNDPTCHKKNGAFNRLDVLKRHLRLIHYVKDKQPIAALNPGEDPGWCRSCQRMFPNSKAFVEHCHDCAQNTVPTEWIDIKREKTGIPNQTTFRVKLDQINKTKST comes from the coding sequence ATGGCTAAACAGGAACAAAAAGtgattaaattaaaagGAGAACCTAACCAGCAAACACTTCCAAGTGGGTCTACTTTGCCAATACCTAACATGTCGGAAGGAAAGCCGTCAGAGACACAATCATCAAGTACATACATCCCTTACCAGTTACATAGTCAGGAACTGCAGTATCAACACCAGGAACAAAAACCAATCGAAGAAACAATCCCGCTACAGTCAAAGATACTGTCTCAGTTAGAATCACAAGTATCAACCCGATCATCCCCGCCAGTTATAGTTTTCAGACGAGATAAGCCAAAAAAGATACTACCAAAGAAACCCGTTAAACCATATGTATGCACGCATCCAGGGTGTACTTGGGCGTTTGCTAGACATTCCGATTTAACTAGACATTCAAAATCTCACGCAGAGCCTCAGTACAAGTGTCCCTATTGGAAGAATGACCCTACATGCCATAAAAAGAACGGTGCATTCAATAGACTAGACGTATTGAAAAGACATTTACGATTGATACATTATGTTAAGGATAAACAACCTATTGCTGCTTTGAATCCAGGTGAGGATCCAGGATGGTGTCGGTCTTGCCAACGAATGTTCCCCAATTCGAAAGCTTTTGTTGAACACTGTCATGATTGTGCCCAAAATACCGTGCCTACAGAATGGATTGATATAAAAAGGGAAAAAACCGGAATCCCAAATCAAACAACATTCAGAGTCAAATTAGatcaaataaacaaaactaaaagTACATAG